In the genome of Methylophaga nitratireducenticrescens, one region contains:
- a CDS encoding bifunctional diguanylate cyclase/phosphodiesterase: protein MDCKALPETDAEAKIVWHGYFQDITELKRVEQENQVHLHFLECLDQVNRAIQGTNDLEQMMSDVLAAILLCFECDRAWLLYPCDPTSATWHIPMEQTHPDFPGGLAAGVDFSMTKEAAVGLEAYLSSKQPVTLIPDLDCADTPEFFKEHQIRSIIGTAIYPKTGKPWVFGLHQCSYGRVWTDNEKRLFSEIGHRLSDGLTSLLIYREQRESDERFRQAFEFAAIGMGILSLGGQWLRANHSIYEMFGYSETELLKMTYQEMTHPDDLPKGQAELDRLIADQIPYMQIEKRYRHQNGKYFWARLTTSIVRGTNNQPLYFVSQIENIEKGKKSDQSIALLNFAINQVKECIYLLDRKGRIRYVNDETCHTMGYHYDELLTMSVPEVDPNISQQHWNEHWQELKQERSVRLETHHKTKTGRIIPVEVNANYFEYGGIGYNLALTHDITERKAVESALREQEERFRQLADNIEEVVWLTDLMKGHLLYISPAYQKIWGHSCDSLYEKPSSWLEIIHPEDINSVRQALVNGKAVGEYDIEFRIIRLDGTIRHIHQKAFPILNESGELYRIAGTAQDITERKEQEAHIEYLAYHDSLTALPNRLLTMDRLEHAITHAIRHTDVLAVLFLDLDRFKTINDSLGHQAGDLLLQQVGSRLLEVLRQEDTIGRVGGDEFLILLPSINSPDDAAHVANKLLDVLSPPFMVMSYQLHVNASIGISLCPRDAVNAETLVKYADTALYLAKEQGRGVFRFFSPELDDRVHARLQLENDLRVALENNELYLHYQPLMDLNSGECIGTEALLRWLHPEIGSISPGDFIPVAEETGLILPIGDWVLRTACIQAKKWFEAGITNFRMAVNLSRRQLDNAGLATDIKRILDETECPAYLLELEVTESSAMQNPEQAIVILNSLHEMGICLALDDYGTGYSSLAYLKRFPFDRLKIDRSFIDGIPDDADDMSIVQTTIILARQLRLTVIAEGVETQAQCDFLKKHQCDEIQGYLFAKPMPADELEKRFGFGKLQLG from the coding sequence TTGGATTGTAAAGCGCTCCCTGAAACCGATGCAGAAGCCAAAATCGTTTGGCATGGCTATTTTCAAGATATCACTGAGCTAAAACGTGTCGAACAGGAAAACCAAGTGCACCTGCATTTTCTTGAATGTCTGGATCAGGTCAACCGGGCCATTCAGGGAACCAATGATCTTGAGCAGATGATGAGTGATGTTCTGGCAGCGATTCTGTTGTGTTTTGAATGTGATAGAGCTTGGCTTTTATATCCTTGTGATCCAACAAGTGCCACTTGGCACATTCCCATGGAGCAGACACACCCTGATTTCCCCGGCGGTTTGGCTGCCGGTGTTGATTTTTCAATGACTAAGGAAGCTGCGGTTGGGTTGGAAGCCTATCTGAGCAGTAAACAACCCGTAACATTAATTCCCGATCTTGATTGTGCAGATACTCCCGAATTTTTCAAAGAGCATCAGATTCGCTCCATCATTGGTACTGCAATTTATCCAAAAACAGGTAAACCTTGGGTGTTTGGTTTACATCAATGTTCCTATGGACGTGTTTGGACTGATAATGAAAAACGTTTGTTCAGTGAAATTGGCCATCGGCTGTCTGATGGTTTAACCAGTTTGCTGATATATCGTGAACAGCGTGAAAGTGATGAGCGCTTTCGGCAGGCATTTGAATTTGCTGCAATTGGAATGGGTATATTGTCATTGGGTGGTCAGTGGTTACGTGCCAATCATTCCATTTATGAAATGTTCGGTTACTCTGAAACTGAACTACTGAAAATGACCTATCAGGAGATGACCCATCCTGATGATTTGCCAAAAGGACAGGCTGAGCTGGATCGGCTGATTGCAGATCAGATTCCCTATATGCAGATTGAAAAACGTTATCGGCATCAGAACGGGAAGTATTTCTGGGCAAGACTTACAACCAGCATTGTCAGAGGAACAAACAATCAGCCGCTGTATTTTGTCTCGCAGATAGAAAATATTGAGAAGGGGAAGAAATCTGATCAAAGCATCGCCCTGTTAAATTTTGCCATCAATCAGGTAAAAGAGTGTATTTATTTACTCGATAGGAAAGGACGCATCAGATATGTCAACGATGAAACCTGCCATACCATGGGATACCATTACGATGAGTTATTGACTATGTCCGTTCCAGAGGTTGATCCAAATATCTCCCAACAACATTGGAATGAACATTGGCAAGAACTCAAACAAGAACGTTCCGTTCGTTTGGAAACCCACCATAAGACAAAAACGGGCAGGATCATTCCAGTCGAGGTTAATGCCAACTATTTTGAGTATGGGGGGATAGGCTACAATCTGGCATTGACCCATGACATAACCGAAAGAAAAGCGGTAGAAAGTGCGTTACGAGAACAGGAAGAACGTTTCCGTCAGCTTGCCGATAATATTGAAGAAGTCGTATGGTTGACCGATCTGATGAAGGGGCATCTGCTTTACATTAGCCCTGCCTACCAAAAAATTTGGGGACACAGCTGCGACAGTCTTTATGAAAAACCCTCATCCTGGCTGGAAATAATTCATCCTGAGGATATCAATAGTGTTCGTCAGGCTCTCGTTAATGGCAAAGCCGTTGGTGAATATGATATTGAATTTCGTATTATTCGCCTAGATGGCACTATTCGTCATATACATCAAAAAGCTTTCCCTATCCTGAATGAATCGGGTGAGCTGTATCGAATTGCCGGTACTGCTCAGGATATAACGGAACGCAAAGAGCAGGAAGCTCATATAGAGTATCTTGCCTATCACGATTCATTAACCGCATTACCTAACCGCTTACTGACTATGGATCGTCTGGAGCACGCCATAACGCACGCTATTCGTCACACAGATGTACTGGCGGTTTTGTTTCTGGATTTGGATCGATTTAAAACCATCAATGATTCACTTGGTCATCAAGCCGGTGATTTGTTGTTGCAACAAGTCGGTTCACGTCTGCTCGAGGTCTTGCGACAAGAAGATACTATCGGTCGGGTGGGAGGGGATGAGTTTCTGATTCTGCTCCCCAGTATTAACTCGCCTGACGATGCGGCACATGTTGCTAATAAGCTTCTCGACGTATTATCTCCGCCTTTTATGGTAATGAGCTATCAGTTACATGTTAATGCCAGTATTGGCATAAGTTTGTGTCCCCGTGATGCCGTAAACGCCGAAACATTAGTGAAATATGCTGATACAGCGTTGTATCTGGCGAAAGAGCAGGGCCGGGGCGTTTTCCGTTTTTTCAGCCCCGAGCTGGATGATCGCGTTCATGCACGACTGCAATTGGAAAATGATTTACGCGTTGCTTTAGAAAACAATGAACTGTATTTGCATTATCAACCATTGATGGATTTGAACTCGGGCGAATGCATTGGCACAGAGGCGTTATTGAGATGGTTACATCCCGAGATAGGTTCTATCTCACCAGGGGATTTTATTCCGGTTGCTGAAGAAACGGGGCTGATCTTACCGATTGGCGACTGGGTTCTACGAACCGCTTGTATTCAGGCAAAAAAATGGTTTGAGGCGGGTATCACAAATTTTCGGATGGCAGTTAACCTGTCACGCAGACAATTGGATAATGCCGGTTTAGCCACAGATATAAAACGAATTCTGGATGAGACAGAATGTCCGGCATATCTACTGGAACTGGAAGTCACTGAATCCAGTGCCATGCAGAATCCGGAACAGGCTATTGTTATCTTAAACTCGCTTCATGAAATGGGTATTTGCCTGGCACTTGATGATTACGGAACGGGTTACTCCAGCCTGGCTTATCTAAAACGTTTCCCGTTTGATCGGCTTAAAATTGATCGGTCATTTATTGATGGGATCCCAGATGATGCTGATGATATGAGCATTGTGCAGACAACCATTATTCTGGCGCGTCAATTGCGTTTAACGGTCATAGCCGAAGGCGTGGAAACCCAGGCCCAGTGCGATTTTCTTAAGAAACATCAATGTGATGAAATTCAGGGCTATTTGTTCGCAAAACCAATGCCGGCGGATGAGCTGGAAAAACGATTTGGATTTGGTAAGCTGCAATTGGGTTAG
- a CDS encoding ABC transporter permease, which produces MTEQVVDIPVKQLSKSWTQQVVSSLLKRTSAKIGLAWIGLLVLIATFSPFLASSHPLYMVVDGQASSPLLQHMEPLDWVWLSGFFITLVISALSIVAWKKILLWVASIAVVSFIAYSSVTPPVLVVYEHYRELEAAGKVDNIIRAPIPYSAKDYLRDYADTGIESPLSVNERTHWMGTDENGADVASRMIHASRIALGIGFIATGIALVIGTIIGGLMGYFSGIVDIIGMRLVEIFEAIPTLFLLLSFVAFFGRSIYMMMVIIGITAWSGYARYVRAEFLKLRQQDFVQAAIASGLPLRSILFRHMLPNGLAPLLVATSFGVASAILAEATLSFLGLGLVDDPSWGQLLNQAVQSSTFNWWLAVFPGGAIFMTVFAYNLLGESLRDAVDPHTNRGMQS; this is translated from the coding sequence ATGACTGAGCAAGTCGTCGATATTCCAGTCAAGCAACTGTCTAAATCCTGGACCCAACAGGTGGTTTCTTCACTGTTAAAACGCACCAGTGCCAAAATCGGTTTAGCCTGGATTGGACTGTTAGTGTTAATCGCCACCTTTTCACCCTTTCTGGCCAGCAGTCATCCACTTTACATGGTCGTGGACGGACAGGCTTCCAGCCCATTACTGCAACATATGGAACCACTGGACTGGGTCTGGTTGAGTGGTTTTTTTATAACCCTGGTGATTTCCGCCTTATCCATTGTTGCCTGGAAAAAGATTTTGTTGTGGGTTGCCAGTATTGCCGTGGTGTCATTTATTGCTTACTCGAGCGTCACACCGCCGGTTCTGGTGGTATATGAACATTACCGTGAATTGGAAGCTGCCGGTAAAGTCGACAATATCATTCGGGCACCGATTCCCTATTCCGCTAAGGATTACCTGCGTGATTACGCCGATACCGGCATTGAATCACCCTTATCAGTAAACGAACGTACCCATTGGATGGGTACTGACGAAAATGGGGCAGACGTTGCATCCCGGATGATCCATGCGTCCCGTATTGCCTTGGGAATTGGGTTTATAGCTACGGGAATTGCCTTGGTTATCGGCACCATTATTGGCGGTCTGATGGGGTATTTTTCCGGCATTGTCGATATTATCGGCATGCGGCTGGTGGAAATCTTTGAAGCTATTCCAACATTATTTTTGTTGTTGTCATTCGTGGCGTTTTTTGGCCGTTCCATTTATATGATGATGGTGATTATCGGGATAACGGCCTGGTCAGGTTATGCACGTTATGTGCGTGCCGAGTTTCTCAAATTACGGCAGCAGGATTTTGTTCAGGCGGCAATCGCCAGTGGTTTGCCGTTACGATCAATTTTATTCCGTCATATGTTACCCAACGGGCTGGCACCGTTACTGGTCGCTACCAGTTTTGGTGTAGCTTCTGCGATTCTGGCTGAAGCGACATTAAGTTTTCTAGGTCTGGGGTTAGTCGATGATCCTTCGTGGGGACAGTTGCTTAATCAGGCCGTGCAATCCTCGACATTTAACTGGTGGTTGGCTGTTTTCCCGGGTGGTGCAATTTTTATGACGGTATTTGCCTATAACCTGTTGGGTGAATCATTGCGTGATGCCGTTGATCCTCATACCAATCGGGGTATGCAGTCATGA
- a CDS encoding DUF3280 domain-containing protein, which yields MMLIIRASRYILPFLLLMGAAPLMADEHQKHDYKTLVLDILITGDSSVAGDKAENAEKIAKFSEHLRNELNDKTQFNIINDADSLAKVNAADEKQDLHHCNGCEITLAKELGAELVVMPNVFRMSHLISTLHVEFKEVASGKLIKRKSYDFRGNTDQAWERAIKYAMRDLKDWDRK from the coding sequence ATGATGTTAATAATCCGTGCAAGCAGATATATCCTGCCTTTCTTATTGTTGATGGGGGCTGCGCCACTGATGGCTGATGAGCATCAGAAACATGACTATAAAACCCTGGTGCTGGATATTCTGATTACTGGGGACAGTTCAGTAGCGGGCGATAAAGCCGAGAATGCAGAAAAGATTGCCAAGTTCAGTGAACATCTACGAAACGAATTGAATGATAAAACACAATTTAACATTATTAATGATGCTGATTCACTGGCAAAAGTTAACGCAGCAGATGAAAAACAGGATTTGCATCATTGCAACGGTTGTGAAATTACCCTAGCCAAAGAACTGGGAGCAGAGTTGGTGGTTATGCCAAATGTTTTCCGCATGAGTCATTTGATTTCGACATTACATGTTGAGTTTAAAGAGGTAGCCTCAGGAAAATTGATCAAGCGTAAATCGTATGATTTTCGTGGCAACACTGATCAGGCTTGGGAACGGGCGATTAAATATGCCATGCGGGATTTAAAAGATTGGGATAGAAAGTAA
- a CDS encoding esterase/lipase family protein yields the protein MMSIISPLANSQESAGNVVLLHGLARTAGSMESMESQLNNAGYQVCNIDYPSRKHPIEKLTHEFVVPEIQECFGDSRTPVHFVTHSLGGIIVRQLAADHKRVKIGRVVMLSPPNQGSEVVDKLGTWGLFQWINGPAGKQLGTTQDAVPKQLGPATFELGIITGNRSINLILSTLIPGPDDGKVSIRNAKLDGMQDFLVVEQTHPFIMANDMVQSQTLYFLQNGRFRH from the coding sequence ATGATGAGCATAATCTCACCGCTTGCTAACAGCCAGGAGTCAGCCGGTAATGTAGTGCTATTACATGGTTTGGCTCGCACAGCGGGCTCAATGGAATCGATGGAAAGCCAACTGAACAATGCGGGATATCAAGTTTGTAATATTGATTATCCTTCCCGTAAACATCCTATAGAAAAGCTGACTCACGAGTTTGTTGTGCCTGAAATTCAAGAATGTTTTGGAGATTCTCGAACACCTGTTCATTTTGTCACCCATTCACTGGGAGGCATTATTGTCAGACAACTCGCGGCGGATCATAAGCGAGTCAAAATCGGACGGGTAGTCATGTTGTCGCCACCTAACCAGGGCAGTGAAGTGGTCGATAAATTAGGTACCTGGGGTTTATTTCAATGGATAAACGGGCCTGCCGGTAAGCAGCTGGGGACGACACAAGACGCCGTGCCCAAACAGCTGGGGCCCGCAACATTTGAGCTGGGCATTATTACTGGCAACCGCTCGATCAATCTGATCTTATCGACCCTGATTCCCGGCCCTGATGACGGCAAGGTTTCTATTAGAAATGCCAAATTAGATGGTATGCAGGATTTTCTGGTTGTTGAGCAAACACATCCTTTTATTATGGCGAACGATATGGTTCAGTCACAGACCTTGTATTTTCTGCAAAACGGACGTTTCAGGCATTAA
- a CDS encoding FlxA-like family protein has protein sequence MSNPISVDMRSFTASSASTGDSKSSGQSLDAKIAALKQKLVDLFDDLKQTVQEATPESAKKAKMIQMQIQVTQAQIMQLEAMKQQKIQDEQREQQQTDAANKQATVQTESTIGQNINSFI, from the coding sequence ATGAGTAATCCAATTTCTGTTGATATGCGTTCCTTCACTGCCTCCAGTGCTTCCACTGGAGACAGCAAAAGCAGTGGTCAGTCGTTAGATGCCAAAATTGCTGCTTTAAAACAAAAATTGGTTGATTTGTTTGACGATCTGAAACAGACTGTTCAAGAAGCAACACCTGAATCAGCGAAAAAAGCAAAAATGATTCAAATGCAAATCCAGGTGACTCAAGCTCAAATCATGCAGCTGGAAGCAATGAAACAGCAAAAAATTCAAGATGAACAGCGTGAACAGCAACAAACAGATGCGGCAAATAAACAAGCCACTGTTCAAACAGAATCGACCATCGGTCAAAATATAAACTCCTTTATCTAA
- a CDS encoding ABC transporter ATP-binding protein — MKLLEVENLVTELGEGENWLRAVDNISLAVEPGQTYCLVGESGSGKSVTALSIMGLLPHGHYRHPDGHIQLMDPQGQLPEIALLNADDETLRSVRGSRIAMIFQEPMTSLNPVQTIGEQLEEVLLIHRPELDEEARKQKILAALAEVRIPDPEGRIREYPHRLSGGQRQRVMIAMALICEPALLIADEPTTALDVTVQAEILKLMRDLQTKYGMGMLFITHDFGVVAQIADVVGVMRKGKLVESGKTADVLRNPQHAYTQSLIAALPERLIRPGRPVKPEKVLLEVKDVSVYFPVRRGLMRRVVDHFRAVENVSLQVNAGEVVALVGESGCGKTTLGRALLRLQEVTSGSIFLEGQDITQVSAKAMRPLRRRMQVVFQDPGSSLNPRLPIHTTLIEPMRVHGIGNSDAERTQIAARFLDRVEMPTDSLWRYPHEFSGGQRQRLAIARALVLEPRFILCDEITSALDVSVQAGILRLLRQLVDEEGIGMLFITHNMGVVDYLADRMVVMHKAKLVESGNTQEIMNSPQNEHTRNLLDAVPRLDDNYLASAI; from the coding sequence ATGAAATTACTGGAAGTTGAAAATCTGGTGACAGAGCTGGGTGAGGGCGAAAACTGGTTACGAGCGGTTGATAATATCAGTCTGGCTGTTGAGCCTGGCCAAACCTATTGTCTGGTCGGTGAATCTGGCAGTGGGAAATCAGTGACAGCATTATCGATCATGGGGTTATTACCGCATGGACATTACCGGCATCCTGATGGCCATATTCAGTTAATGGATCCTCAGGGACAATTACCTGAAATTGCCTTACTCAATGCGGATGACGAAACGCTGCGATCAGTTCGTGGCAGTCGGATTGCGATGATATTTCAGGAGCCAATGACCTCACTTAATCCCGTGCAGACGATTGGTGAACAGCTGGAAGAGGTGTTGCTGATACATCGTCCGGAACTGGACGAAGAAGCACGTAAACAGAAGATTCTGGCAGCATTGGCAGAAGTAAGGATTCCGGACCCGGAAGGTCGGATTCGGGAGTATCCCCATCGGTTATCCGGTGGCCAACGCCAGCGGGTGATGATCGCGATGGCGCTGATTTGTGAACCGGCATTATTGATTGCGGATGAGCCGACTACTGCCCTTGATGTAACGGTACAGGCTGAGATTCTCAAGCTGATGCGTGATTTACAGACCAAATATGGCATGGGCATGTTGTTTATCACCCATGATTTTGGCGTGGTGGCACAAATTGCCGATGTGGTTGGGGTGATGCGTAAAGGCAAACTGGTGGAAAGCGGTAAGACGGCAGATGTCCTACGTAACCCACAACATGCATATACCCAGAGTCTGATAGCGGCATTACCGGAGCGCCTGATCAGACCCGGCAGGCCCGTGAAACCAGAAAAAGTGTTGCTGGAAGTCAAAGACGTGTCTGTATATTTTCCGGTGCGTCGCGGTTTGATGCGTCGGGTAGTCGACCATTTTCGTGCCGTTGAAAATGTTTCTCTGCAAGTTAATGCAGGAGAGGTTGTTGCTCTGGTAGGTGAGTCAGGCTGCGGTAAGACAACATTAGGACGAGCCTTGTTACGGCTGCAGGAAGTGACATCTGGCAGTATATTTCTTGAAGGTCAGGATATCACCCAGGTATCCGCCAAAGCGATGCGGCCCCTTCGAAGAAGAATGCAGGTAGTGTTTCAGGATCCAGGGTCTAGCTTAAATCCACGATTGCCGATTCATACCACGTTAATCGAACCGATGCGGGTTCATGGTATTGGCAATAGTGATGCTGAACGTACTCAAATCGCAGCGCGGTTTTTGGACAGAGTTGAAATGCCAACCGATAGTCTATGGCGCTATCCACATGAATTTTCCGGCGGCCAGCGTCAGCGTCTTGCCATTGCCAGAGCTTTAGTGTTGGAGCCACGCTTTATATTATGTGATGAAATAACCTCAGCTCTGGACGTATCCGTACAAGCCGGTATTTTGCGATTGTTAAGGCAACTAGTCGATGAAGAGGGGATTGGCATGTTGTTTATTACGCACAATATGGGCGTAGTGGATTATCTCGCTGATCGTATGGTGGTGATGCATAAAGCAAAATTAGTTGAATCCGGTAATACCCAGGAAATCATGAACTCGCCACAAAACGAGCACACCAGAAACCTGCTGGATGCCGTGCCACGGTTGGATGATAACTATCTGGCTTCTGCTATCTGA
- a CDS encoding glycine cleavage system protein R — protein MNKALISVLGNDQPGIMAAVATIITEHGGNIENLSQTLLQSVFGALLMVSMPEEAQCEELHKALQQVGQKMRLSIHVDPWDEQPTAWQENPPEVQPYILTVIGPDRRGLVAEVSTQLAHHGVNITNIQAIFKGGKNPMDNLMVFEVDVPRSTVMQDLRDALHLVGQRLDIEIDTQHRKIFESVSNISN, from the coding sequence GTGAACAAGGCACTCATTTCGGTTCTTGGTAATGACCAGCCCGGCATTATGGCCGCTGTTGCTACCATCATTACTGAGCATGGCGGTAATATTGAAAATCTCAGTCAAACACTGCTTCAGTCGGTATTCGGCGCTTTATTGATGGTTTCAATGCCAGAAGAAGCTCAGTGTGAAGAATTACACAAGGCACTACAGCAGGTAGGCCAGAAAATGCGTTTGTCGATTCACGTTGATCCCTGGGACGAGCAGCCGACAGCATGGCAGGAAAACCCACCTGAAGTACAACCCTATATTTTGACCGTTATTGGTCCGGATCGCCGGGGTCTGGTGGCAGAAGTCTCCACTCAGCTGGCTCATCATGGCGTCAATATCACCAACATTCAGGCGATATTTAAAGGGGGTAAAAACCCAATGGACAATCTGATGGTGTTTGAAGTTGATGTACCTCGTTCTACCGTGATGCAGGATCTACGGGATGCCCTGCATTTAGTGGGGCAGCGGTTGGATATCGAAATTGATACACAACATCGTAAGATTTTCGAATCCGTGAGCAACATCAGTAATTAA
- a CDS encoding PFL family protein has protein sequence MLNEKDIISTLMMVREQNLDLRTVTVGINLTDCVSHDLETFKRKIYDKITRYAGQLVASCNRIERRYGIEVANKRISISPIGVVGAPFSSEQLVEVAVTLDKAAHELGVDFIGGFTALVEKGMSKGDQALIEAIPQALTETQRICSSVNVASTRAGINMDAILKMGQIIKQAAELTADDDGLAAAKLVVFANIPQDVPFMAGAYLGIGEADAVVSVGVSGPGVVKAALEKALAEDENMDLSRAADVIKQTAARLTRAGELVGREVAQLLNLPFGIVDLSLAPTPNRNDSVGEIFEAIGIPAFGAPGSTAFLSMLNDAVKKGGAFASSHVGGLSGAFIPVCEDLTIAESAANGTLSLEKLEAMTAVCSVGLDMVAIPGDTSAEMISAIIADEMAIGVINKKTTAARLIPAPGKKAGDIVRFGGLLGEGPVMAVNMGSHENRFVRLGGRIPAPIQSLVN, from the coding sequence ATGCTCAATGAAAAAGATATTATTTCCACTCTGATGATGGTTCGGGAGCAAAACCTGGATCTTCGCACCGTGACTGTTGGTATCAACCTGACCGATTGTGTCAGTCATGATCTGGAAACATTCAAACGTAAAATTTACGACAAAATCACCCGCTATGCCGGTCAGTTAGTCGCTTCCTGCAATCGTATTGAAAGACGTTATGGTATTGAAGTCGCCAATAAACGTATTTCCATCAGTCCAATTGGTGTGGTTGGGGCTCCTTTCAGTTCGGAACAATTGGTCGAGGTCGCCGTAACGCTTGATAAGGCAGCTCATGAACTGGGTGTCGATTTTATCGGTGGCTTCACTGCTCTGGTAGAGAAGGGCATGAGTAAAGGCGATCAGGCTTTGATCGAAGCGATTCCCCAGGCTCTGACTGAAACGCAACGAATCTGTTCATCCGTCAATGTCGCCAGTACCCGTGCCGGTATCAATATGGACGCGATTCTCAAGATGGGACAAATCATCAAACAGGCGGCAGAACTCACCGCCGACGATGATGGTCTGGCTGCTGCAAAACTTGTTGTTTTTGCCAATATTCCTCAGGATGTGCCGTTTATGGCAGGTGCTTATTTAGGTATTGGTGAAGCCGATGCCGTTGTCAGCGTAGGTGTGAGTGGACCAGGTGTAGTAAAAGCGGCTTTAGAAAAAGCCCTGGCTGAAGATGAAAATATGGATCTGAGTCGAGCTGCAGATGTGATCAAACAAACGGCCGCCCGGTTAACCCGTGCCGGTGAACTGGTAGGTCGTGAAGTGGCACAATTACTCAATCTGCCATTTGGTATTGTCGACTTATCTTTGGCTCCAACACCAAATCGTAACGACAGTGTTGGCGAAATCTTTGAAGCCATCGGTATACCAGCGTTTGGTGCGCCAGGCAGTACGGCCTTTTTATCCATGCTCAATGATGCAGTGAAGAAAGGAGGTGCATTTGCCAGTTCGCACGTCGGTGGACTGAGTGGCGCGTTTATTCCGGTTTGTGAAGATTTAACGATTGCTGAATCGGCAGCCAATGGCACTTTGAGTTTGGAAAAACTTGAAGCCATGACCGCCGTCTGTTCAGTCGGTCTGGATATGGTGGCTATCCCCGGTGATACTTCAGCGGAAATGATTTCAGCCATCATTGCTGATGAAATGGCCATTGGCGTTATCAACAAAAAAACTACGGCGGCTCGATTGATTCCCGCTCCAGGTAAAAAAGCCGGTGATATTGTGCGTTTTGGTGGTTTATTGGGCGAAGGCCCAGTGATGGCAGTCAATATGGGCAGTCATGAAAATCGTTTCGTGCGTTTAGGCGGACGCATTCCGGCGCCAATACAAAGTTTGGTGAATTGA
- a CDS encoding glutathione peroxidase: MMRTLVLLLSSLMLSFSVQAAESCPEFLDYELPKLHSNETVNLCKVANDKPLLVVNTASHCGYTRQFEGLEALHQKYKESGLMVVGFASNDFNQEAKEEAEVERVCRENFGVTFTMIAPSFVTGQKANPVFQEINRQSEQPGWNFTKYLISKEGKVVATFPSKVQPSDKKLIDAIASLL, encoded by the coding sequence ATGATGCGTACTCTCGTGCTGTTACTATCAAGTTTAATGCTATCTTTTTCAGTTCAGGCAGCAGAATCCTGTCCTGAATTTCTCGATTATGAACTGCCCAAACTGCATTCCAATGAAACAGTAAATCTATGCAAAGTTGCCAATGACAAGCCATTACTCGTCGTTAACACCGCCAGTCACTGCGGCTACACTCGCCAGTTTGAAGGACTTGAAGCCTTGCATCAGAAATATAAAGAAAGCGGTTTGATGGTTGTCGGCTTTGCCAGTAATGATTTTAACCAGGAAGCTAAAGAAGAAGCAGAGGTTGAACGGGTTTGCCGGGAAAACTTTGGTGTAACCTTCACCATGATTGCGCCAAGTTTTGTTACCGGGCAGAAAGCTAACCCGGTGTTTCAGGAAATCAATCGCCAGAGTGAACAGCCTGGCTGGAACTTTACTAAATATTTGATTAGCAAAGAGGGGAAAGTCGTCGCCACTTTTCCAAGTAAAGTTCAGCCCAGCGATAAAAAGCTGATCGATGCGATAGCTTCTTTGTTGTAA